CCTATCATGTCCACCGAATGGTCCTTGAAGGAAATGATGCGCTCCGGGCAGGAACCCATACAAATGGCACAACGTCTACACCTGGTCGGATTCGGCAGAGGCGTCCCGTCCGGTTTCTCGTCGTATGCCCCGAATGGGCATTCCTCGGTGCAGCGCTTGCACTGAGTGCACCGCGTGGTAAAGATCTCGGGGAACGATTGGTCCCCTGCCCGCGGGTGAACGGCCTTGCCCTGGGCCACAAGCTCCGCGCACTGAATGGCTTTGAGAGCCGCTCCTGTCGCGTCCATTTCGCAACTCTGCAAGTCCATGGGATGCTTGACACACCCTGCGGTGTAGATTCCGGTTCTCTGAGTCTCATAGGGAAAACAGATGAAGTGAGAGTCATTGAATCCGAATGGATTCTCCGGGAGGAACGGCCCCTGGCGGTACTTCAGGTTCACCACGGCCGAATCCTGAGTCACGGGGACCATGCCGGCGTTCAGTACCACGAGGTCCACATTGACCCGCAGGTCTTCTCCCAAAAGCGTGTTCTTGAGTTCAACCGTGAGTCCCGAAGACCCGTTGGACACGCTGACAGGCGTTCCTTTTGAAAGGAACACGCCTGGTTCGTCTTGCATTGTCTGGTAGAATTTTTCGTACTGTCCGGGCGTCCTCATGTTTTCGTAGAAAATGTAAGCCTTGCTGTCCGGATTGGCTCTCCTCACGTACTGTGCCTGCTTGAGGGCAACCAGAGAGGCCACGGATGAGCAGTAAAGCAGCGGATGCTCGGATTCTTGATTGGGGCAATCTATGAACGCCACGCTGTTGACCTGTTTGCCATCGGAGGGCCTCGTGATCTTACCTTTAGCGGCAAGCTCCTCCATCTGAATGCTGGTTACGACGTCCGGGTACTGGCCATAGCCCATCTTTGCAAAGCCTTCGGCATCCTCCGGGCGCCATCCTGCGGCCATAACTACCGCTCCGACACGGACCACCTCATGAGGGAATTCCGCGGATTCAGGCACCGCTGCTTCTTCAGCCGCGGGCGCTTCTTCCTTGGCGGCTTGTGGTTTCTCAGGCTCTTTGTCTCCGACAGCCTCTTTGGCTTTCTTGGCAGCCAGCCATTCGTTCTGTTCTTTCACCAAGCTGTCTATCCACGGTCCGTCCGGTCTGATCATCACATCGAACATGCCGGGAGCGCCGGAGATATTAAACACCCTGTGTCCTGTAAAGACCTTGATTTTGTCGCTGGCGTTGACCGCTGTGATCTTCTCTTGGACAGGAGAGTCCACCAGTTCGTCGTACGGGGGCTTGCCGTTGAAGACCTTGTGGAACTTGTTGGCCCATCCGCCTAGTTGGGGTTCTTTCTCCACGAGGTAAACCTGGTACCCCGCGGCGGCGGACTCCAAGGCCGCGGTCAGTCCGGTGATCCCTCCGCCGATGACGAGGATGCCTTTGTCCACGGCCTCCATGAAAGGCGGTCGATCCTCGTACTTGCTCGTCTTGGTGATGCCCATGCGCATGTAGTCTTCGGCAAGCATCTGCGTATCTTCGTCGTTGGCAGGATGACACCAGACCACTTGTTCACGAAGGCTTATCCTCTCGGTTATCACGCCCGGAAAAGTGAACTCTTCCTGGAAGACTCTAGCAGACGGCCCGGCGATAATTACTGCGGTAAGTCCTTCGGTCGTTATATCGTTCCTTATGATAGCGAGCTTATCCGGATCGCTCCAATAAGGTTCGGCCTTGCAAACAGCCGCTTTGAACTCGCTTGTGGCTACTTTGGAAAGGGCCTCGATGTCGAGGGCTTCACCTATACCGTAACCAGTATCAATATAGACTCCGATCTTGTGATCCATGAACTTACCTCCGCACCGTATCCTGAAGGGCTTTCAAAGCAACTCCGGTTGCATCCTGCATACAGGTGCCCACATCCATAGGTCGCCTGGCCACACCGGTTGCGTGAATACCTTCGTCCGAGATCAGGAAACCGAACTCGTCATAGACCGCTCCCGGAGCCGGGACCTTCTCCACCATTGTGTTCGGCTGCATGCCAGTGGCGAGGACCGCCATATCGAATGTACGGCGAATTCTGTTTCCGGAGAGGATGTCTTCCCCTTCCAATATTACGTCTTTAGTTGAGGGATCCTCGGTTATATTGACTATCTTTCCTTTGGTCAGGAGGATCTTCTCGTCTTTTCTTACTCTGTCGTAGAAAAACTCGAAGCGCCCGTACGCCCGCAGATCGATATAGAATATGTGGGCCTGCGCATCGGGATTATAGTCTCTCAAATAGGTGGCCTGCTTCAGAGAGGCCAGGCAGCATATTGAAGAGCAGTAGGGCAAGTGATTTCTGTCGCGTGAACCCGCGCATTGAACGAACGCGACATTGTTCACTTTCTTACCGTCTGAGGGACGGACTATGGCCCCTTTTGTCGGTCCGTTTACAGAAGCCAGCCTTTCCATCATCACGTTGGTGATGACATTGGAGCATTTGCCGAAACCCAGCTTGTCCAGCTTCGTGGCGTCGTATGGCTGCCAGCCGGTAGCCCAGACTACCGAGTTGACTTGCACCTCGAAGGTTTCGGGCTTGGCATCCAGATCGATGCGAATTCCTTTGGCGTTGCACGATTCGACGAATGCCTTGTATTCCGCGGTTCCCGCAGCTTTCTTCAGGGCCTCGCCGTCAGCCACCAGGCTCATGGGGTAGGCCATTTCGTACGGCAGGCAAACTGCCTTAACCTTGTCCATGCCGTAATTGAATTGATTGGTAATTTCTACAGGGCAGTCATCGACGCATTTGCTTGTAGCGGTGTGGTCTTCCACGTAACGCGGGGAGACCTTGATGGTCGCTGTATAGGACCCCGGACCGCCGCTGATCTGCTCGACGTTCGCAAGGGTATAGACTCTAATGTCGGGGTTCTTTCGAATGCGTTTGAAGTTTATTTCCAGGCCGCAAGTGGGAGGACACAGCTTCGGGAAGTATTTATTCAATTGGGCTACTCGACCGCCAAGATACGGCAGCCTCTCCACCAGAACTACCTTGCAGCCGGCTTCCGCTGCCTCCACCGCAGCCGTGATTCCGCTAATGCCGCCTCCGACGACCAATACGGTCTTTTCTCCAGCCATGCTTCCTCCCTAAAAGGGATATGAGGGGACAAACTGTCCCCTCAACCCGTTTCCTCATCCTTTGAAGAAAACTCCGGGCCCCTACCAGAGCGCCCGGAGTTCAGTTGTCGGATAATTGATTAGTCGATTATGGAAAGGACAGGCCTCTTCATGAACTGCCATTCACCGTTCTTGTAGGTGCAGTTCGCGAAGACCTTCCAGTTGGCGTCGTCCAGCTTCGGGAAGTCATTGCGGAAATAGTAGCCGGGCCAACGGGTCTCTTCACGGAAGAGTATGGTCCGGGCGTGAACTTCCGCCTGGTACATTCTCTGGATGTTCTCATGGCATCTCATGAGTTCGTGCAGGTTCTCGGCAGCCAGCTTCTCCGAGTCTTCCTTCAGCCAAACCAACAGTTCCAGACACCTTTCCAGCTTCGCCTTGTTGGTCTTGAACCCTGCGGTCACACCCGCCGCGTACTCGTCCATGATCTTCTGCAGGCGGAACATGAACATCTTCGGCTTCATGAACTCGGGGTTGATGTCAGGATCGCTGGACTTGGCGGCAAACTCGGTGAAGATATCGAGCGGTAGCAAAATCTTCTTCTTGAGTTCTTCAACCTTGGCTGCATCCACATTGGGCTGGGTGTTGTTATCGAGCACGAAACGGACCATCGACTTGCCGGCAGCACGACCCTCGGCGTGGGAACCCGAGGAGAACTTGTGGCTGGAAGCGCCGGACGCGTCACCTGCGCAGAACAAGCCCTTAACAGTGGACATGTACTCGTAGCCCCAGAAGTACTCGGGCGGAGCAAGGTCTTTCGGGCCGCTGACCCAGGCGCCGGACGCGCCGGAGTGCGAGCCGATGAAGTAAGGCTCGGCAGCCGCGATTTCAGAAGACTTCTCTTCGGGCTGGACATTGGTGCCGGCCCAGAGAATGGCCTGGGAGATGGTCATATCGAGGAAGTCTTCCCAAGCTTCGGTCTCGAGTTCCTTCATCTTCTTCTTGAACTCTTTCGGGTCGTCCTTGTACTTCTCGGCGATTTTTTGGATGGCCTCTTCCGTTCTCATGTAGATCGGGCCTTTGCCTTCGAACTCGTCGAGCATGCCGAGGTAGTTACGCAGGTTGGCAGGGATCGGCTTCGCCAGGCCGTAAGGCGCCCAGTTCTTCAACTCGTCCGCGCGCTCCACCATGTACTCGCCGCCGAATGCGTTAGTCGCACGGGACTTGAACAGGAGGAACCATGCGCCGACCGGGCCGTATCCGTCCTTAAAACGAACCGGGATGAAACGCACTTCCTGGCAGGTCTGCTCCGCGCCTGCAATCAGCGTGAAGTAAAGGCTGGAGCCGGAGTTCCAGGGCGGATACCATGCACGGCCTAGACCTTCACCGGTGCTTCTGGGCTTGAACACGTGAACCGCGCCGCCCATTGACGCCAATACGGCTTTGGCTTTGAACACATAGAATTTATCTTCGCGGGTGCTGAATCCAACCGCGCCGGCAATCCGATCACCATCCATAATGGGGGTGGTGATGAAAACACGCTCGAAATACTCTCCACCCTGTTTGGTAAGAGCGTTCTTCGCGGCTTCGGCCACGATGACCTTGTAGGATTCGCCGTTGATCATGAGCTGCCAGCGGCCCTCATGGACGTAATTTCCGGCCTCGTCCTTCCAGATGGGGAGGCCCCACTTTTCGAACAGGTGAACGGAAGAATCCACGTGACGAGCGATGTCATACACCAGGTCTTCACGGGCGATGCCCATGAGGTCGGTGCGGACGTACTTGACGTAGTCTTCGCAGGTGTTGTTTCCGCTGTTGATATCTACGTACTGGTTGATGGCCGAAAGGCCCATAGCAACGGCGCCTGAACGATCCATGGCGGCCTTGTCAACCAGGGTCACCTTCAGACCGTTTTTGTTGGCCCAATAAGAAGCCTCAACAGCAGCGCCGCATGCAGACATACCGCCGCCACATAACAGAATGTCGGTGGTTACTTCGACAGTCTCGAAATTCGCCATATCTATTTCCTCCTAAAGGATTACTTCTTGACCGTGGGCAGCTCTTTGAGCCTCAAAGCTGCGGGCTCATTATACAGGCACTGGCTTGCAAGGTCGGTGGTCACTTCGCCGAAGCCGCCATCGGGAACCGCGGAACCTTCAGCCGTGGTCCGGATGGGGAACTTAAACCTTTTGACCATGCCGCTGCGGAACTTGACGGTCCACATGATGTCTTCGGAACCTCTCAGCGGCACAACCGAGGCGCCCATTGGGACGAAGTCCGCGTAGCCCCGGACATCTATCGCCTGCTGCGGGCAAATTTTCACGCAGTTATAGCACTCCCAGCACATTTCGGGAGCCCTATTCCAGGCTTTCATTTTCTCCTTGTCCAGAACCATCAGGTCGTTGGGGCAGATGTACATGCAAGCGGTCTTGTCTTGACCCTTGCATCCATCGCATTTCTCCATGATTACATAACTTGGCATGAACGAACCTCCTAGTTAGTTTGAGCTTTTTGTTGAGTTATTAAACTCTGTCGTCACGCTGCGTCTTCGGACGATAGTGTTTTGGGCTCCTCCTTTCTAAGTATATGCTAGCTTCAGCCCCAAAGCCGTTTGAGGCCGGCATGAAATAGAAACAGCATTACACGCGACGGCTCCTTGCACAAATTCCGTTCCCCGATGTCGAAACGATTCCCGGATCTTAACGGGTCCCGGACAAAGGCCGCGATCGTATACGCCTTCCAACAGATCCTTGACCATCCCTAACCCATGATGGCGGTTTTTCTTATGAATTCTGAAATTATAAAGCGGATTACCGGCTCGGCCTCCAGGTGGCCAAGGCAACAATAAGAATACCAGATTCAATCAAATGTTTCAGGCATTGTCAAGTTTTTTTTTGGTGATACTTCAGCAAAGTTTCCTACGAAATGAGTGACCAATGCACTTGTGCTCCACATAGCTGTGTGGTAGTTTAGATTTTTCGGCAGGGTGAAGCCGGCGGTCGCTTCTCTCGACTAGAATGGCCGACATTGAACATCACCACCCGTCAATCGTTACGGAAGGAGTTTTTCGCATAATGCCTATGGGACGAAACGATCCCTGCCCATGCGGCAGCGGTATCAAATATAAGAAATGTTGTCTTGCCAAGGACCTGAATTCTCGTAAAGAACCCGACGAGATACAGAGTGTCCGCGTAAAGGCTTTCAAGGCCATGTCCGGGGAGAATTGGGAGGAAGCCATAGGCCTGTTCAAGCAAATCGTGGACGCAACCCCTGACAGGGACGCAATTCTGGAAACCCTTGGAGCGTGCTACGACGGTTTGGAAGATTACTTGATGGCCGCAGAGTACTACGAGAAGGCCCTGGCTCTGTGCCCGGAAGCTCGTAAATTTGATATCAACTATCGCCTTGGAGTTTCCAGAGGCTGCGCCGGCCGCACAGAAAAGGCCACGACTGCCTTCGAGGCCTGTCTGGAGTTGGCGGACGACGAGGCCAAGCGTAAGCCGATTATGGCAATATTGGAAATGCTCAAAGAGATAAGCCAGGGTAAGCAACGCCCCGAGTTCTTCCGCATACAGGTCCAGCTTCAGAGGGCCTTTACAGACATGGACGAGGAGCGCTATGAATCCGCCGCAGCCCGCCTTGGGGCTCTAGTGTCGGTAGATCCCGAAAACCCGGCAATATCGTATA
The Desulfomonile tiedjei genome window above contains:
- a CDS encoding FAD-dependent oxidoreductase; the protein is MDHKIGVYIDTGYGIGEALDIEALSKVATSEFKAAVCKAEPYWSDPDKLAIIRNDITTEGLTAVIIAGPSARVFQEEFTFPGVITERISLREQVVWCHPANDEDTQMLAEDYMRMGITKTSKYEDRPPFMEAVDKGILVIGGGITGLTAALESAAAGYQVYLVEKEPQLGGWANKFHKVFNGKPPYDELVDSPVQEKITAVNASDKIKVFTGHRVFNISGAPGMFDVMIRPDGPWIDSLVKEQNEWLAAKKAKEAVGDKEPEKPQAAKEEAPAAEEAAVPESAEFPHEVVRVGAVVMAAGWRPEDAEGFAKMGYGQYPDVVTSIQMEELAAKGKITRPSDGKQVNSVAFIDCPNQESEHPLLYCSSVASLVALKQAQYVRRANPDSKAYIFYENMRTPGQYEKFYQTMQDEPGVFLSKGTPVSVSNGSSGLTVELKNTLLGEDLRVNVDLVVLNAGMVPVTQDSAVVNLKYRQGPFLPENPFGFNDSHFICFPYETQRTGIYTAGCVKHPMDLQSCEMDATGAALKAIQCAELVAQGKAVHPRAGDQSFPEIFTTRCTQCKRCTEECPFGAYDEKPDGTPLPNPTRCRRCAICMGSCPERIISFKDHSVDMIGSMVKSIDVPDEYSEKPRVVIFICENDAFPAVDMAGMNRIQYSPHVRFIPLRCLGNINMVWIADALSKGIDGIMLIGCKYGDDYQCHFVKGSELAEYRMGKIAETLQRLVLEPERIRVLQLAIDEFNQLPAMIDDFMELLSGFDPNPYKGF
- a CDS encoding CoB--CoM heterodisulfide reductase iron-sulfur subunit A family protein: MAGEKTVLVVGGGISGITAAVEAAEAGCKVVLVERLPYLGGRVAQLNKYFPKLCPPTCGLEINFKRIRKNPDIRVYTLANVEQISGGPGSYTATIKVSPRYVEDHTATSKCVDDCPVEITNQFNYGMDKVKAVCLPYEMAYPMSLVADGEALKKAAGTAEYKAFVESCNAKGIRIDLDAKPETFEVQVNSVVWATGWQPYDATKLDKLGFGKCSNVITNVMMERLASVNGPTKGAIVRPSDGKKVNNVAFVQCAGSRDRNHLPYCSSICCLASLKQATYLRDYNPDAQAHIFYIDLRAYGRFEFFYDRVRKDEKILLTKGKIVNITEDPSTKDVILEGEDILSGNRIRRTFDMAVLATGMQPNTMVEKVPAPGAVYDEFGFLISDEGIHATGVARRPMDVGTCMQDATGVALKALQDTVRR
- the aprA gene encoding adenylyl-sulfate reductase subunit alpha, giving the protein MANFETVEVTTDILLCGGGMSACGAAVEASYWANKNGLKVTLVDKAAMDRSGAVAMGLSAINQYVDINSGNNTCEDYVKYVRTDLMGIAREDLVYDIARHVDSSVHLFEKWGLPIWKDEAGNYVHEGRWQLMINGESYKVIVAEAAKNALTKQGGEYFERVFITTPIMDGDRIAGAVGFSTREDKFYVFKAKAVLASMGGAVHVFKPRSTGEGLGRAWYPPWNSGSSLYFTLIAGAEQTCQEVRFIPVRFKDGYGPVGAWFLLFKSRATNAFGGEYMVERADELKNWAPYGLAKPIPANLRNYLGMLDEFEGKGPIYMRTEEAIQKIAEKYKDDPKEFKKKMKELETEAWEDFLDMTISQAILWAGTNVQPEEKSSEIAAAEPYFIGSHSGASGAWVSGPKDLAPPEYFWGYEYMSTVKGLFCAGDASGASSHKFSSGSHAEGRAAGKSMVRFVLDNNTQPNVDAAKVEELKKKILLPLDIFTEFAAKSSDPDINPEFMKPKMFMFRLQKIMDEYAAGVTAGFKTNKAKLERCLELLVWLKEDSEKLAAENLHELMRCHENIQRMYQAEVHARTILFREETRWPGYYFRNDFPKLDDANWKVFANCTYKNGEWQFMKRPVLSIID
- the aprB gene encoding adenylyl-sulfate reductase subunit beta, which encodes MPSYVIMEKCDGCKGQDKTACMYICPNDLMVLDKEKMKAWNRAPEMCWECYNCVKICPQQAIDVRGYADFVPMGASVVPLRGSEDIMWTVKFRSGMVKRFKFPIRTTAEGSAVPDGGFGEVTTDLASQCLYNEPAALRLKELPTVKK
- a CDS encoding tetratricopeptide repeat protein, translated to MPMGRNDPCPCGSGIKYKKCCLAKDLNSRKEPDEIQSVRVKAFKAMSGENWEEAIGLFKQIVDATPDRDAILETLGACYDGLEDYLMAAEYYEKALALCPEARKFDINYRLGVSRGCAGRTEKATTAFEACLELADDEAKRKPIMAILEMLKEISQGKQRPEFFRIQVQLQRAFTDMDEERYESAAARLGALVSVDPENPAISYNLGVALTFLKKEDEAIELFQRCVELEPAYAQAWYNMGQISMIVKKDFSKALHCYEMAATARPDYIGAYHQRGIAFELLGDKERALECWEQTLKLDPENKQARDNIARLAHSQAPTSTV